A window of the Sporohalobacter salinus genome harbors these coding sequences:
- the trpB gene encoding tryptophan synthase subunit beta, with translation MKNNKGYFGEFGGRYVPETLMAALDELEAAYEKYKEDNEFQAELESYFKEYIGRPSSLYYAERLTEKLGGAKIYLKREDLNHTGAHKINNTIGQVLLAKRMGKKRIIAETGAGQHGVATATAAALFNLDCEVYMGAKDIERQKMNVFRMELLGTKVVPVESGSKTLKDATNEAIRDWVTNVEDTHYIIGSVVGPHPYPELVRDFQAVIGEETKEQIMKLENRLPDYLIACVGGGSNAMGLFYPFVDDKEVEMIGVEAAGLGLESGKHAASLNAGSKGVLHGSMSYILQDGDGQIIPAHSISAGLDYPGVGPEHSHYFETGRAEYKSITDEEALYGFQLLSETEGIIPALESAHAVAYLSELAPELDSDEIIVLNLSGRGDKDVEAVAKRLEGAANE, from the coding sequence ATGAAAAATAATAAAGGTTATTTTGGAGAGTTCGGTGGTAGATATGTACCGGAAACTTTAATGGCTGCTTTGGATGAATTAGAAGCAGCTTATGAGAAGTATAAAGAAGATAATGAATTTCAGGCTGAGTTGGAATCTTATTTCAAAGAGTATATAGGACGGCCATCATCGCTATATTATGCTGAACGATTGACAGAAAAGTTAGGTGGAGCCAAGATTTATTTAAAACGAGAAGATTTGAATCATACCGGAGCACATAAAATCAATAATACTATCGGTCAGGTATTGTTAGCTAAACGAATGGGTAAAAAGAGAATTATTGCTGAAACTGGAGCTGGTCAACATGGAGTAGCAACGGCTACAGCAGCTGCTCTCTTTAATTTAGACTGTGAGGTTTATATGGGAGCAAAAGATATTGAACGTCAGAAGATGAATGTTTTTAGAATGGAATTGTTAGGAACTAAGGTTGTTCCTGTTGAATCTGGTTCAAAAACTCTAAAGGATGCTACTAATGAAGCAATTAGAGACTGGGTAACTAATGTAGAAGATACTCACTATATTATCGGTTCAGTAGTTGGTCCTCATCCTTATCCGGAATTAGTTAGAGATTTTCAAGCGGTAATTGGTGAGGAGACGAAAGAACAAATTATGAAACTGGAAAATAGACTGCCTGATTATTTAATAGCCTGTGTTGGTGGCGGTAGTAATGCTATGGGACTCTTTTATCCTTTTGTTGATGATAAAGAAGTAGAGATGATTGGAGTTGAAGCTGCTGGATTAGGACTGGAAAGTGGAAAGCATGCTGCTTCATTAAATGCTGGCAGTAAAGGAGTTTTGCATGGATCAATGTCTTATATATTACAAGACGGAGATGGTCAGATTATACCAGCTCATTCTATTTCGGCTGGTTTAGATTATCCAGGTGTGGGTCCAGAGCATAGTCATTATTTTGAAACAGGGCGGGCTGAATATAAATCTATAACAGATGAAGAAGCTTTATATGGTTTTCAGTTATTATCTGAGACTGAAGGGATTATTCCGGCTTTAGAGAGTGCTCATGCTGTGGCTTATTTGAGTGAATTAGCACCTGAATTGGATTCAGACGAGATTATAGTACTTAACCTTTCTGGAAGAGGCGATAAAGATGTAGAAGCAGTGGCCAAAAGATTGGAGGGGGCGGCTAATGAATAG